Genomic segment of Deltaproteobacteria bacterium:
ATTGAACGGCTTCTCGCGGAAGCCGAAAAACGCGCGATACACGCCGTCACCTCACCGGGAGCGATCCACGGCGGCTCAGCTGACCCGGGACATGCGACGCGATCAGCCGACCAGGGCCTGGTCGGGCTCGCCGCGCTCGCGACCGCGGAAGTCCTCCCGTTGCAGCGTGTGCAGCTTCATCTTGCGATGCAGCGTCGCCGCGTCGACCAGCGCGTGCTTCGCGCTCAGGTTGATGCTGCCGCGATTCTTCTTCAGCACGTGGCTGA
This window contains:
- a CDS encoding sigma-54-dependent Fis family transcriptional regulator yields the protein SHVLKKNRGSINLSAKHALVDAATLHRKMKLHTLQREDFRGRERGEPDQALVG